The Deltaproteobacteria bacterium nucleotide sequence TGATGTAATTCGCAATATACGCGCGCGAACCACTTAGTCAATGAAAGTACTTCTTTTTAGCAACGACCTTATGCCATTTGGCGAGCTCCCCACCAGTGGTGGAGGCTTGAGGTGCTATCAGCTAATGCGCGGATTAGAGAGTAAGGGGATAGAAGTTATCGCATCTATGCCAGGATTTACGTACTTGGCAAAAAAGCACTATCCACAGATTCCACCCGAATACCGCGAGTTGCTTTGGACTTTTGACACTCAGGACGACATTCTTCGGCGCGAGCGCCCTGACGCCGTGTTATTTGCTTCTAATTGGGATCATTTTAATCTTAAAGGAGATGTAGACATTCCGCTCATAATTGACTTACACGGCTCGCGCCTTGTCGAGACTTCTATGTGGGGGCGACCGGTTAGCACTGAAAGAAAAGTAAAAGTATTATCTCGTGCCGACTGTCTATTAGCGGCGGGCAAACGCCAGCGCTTATATTTTTATGGATGGTTGCTGCAAGCGGGTCGCGTTTGTGGCGATGAGCATTTTATTCGCTACATTCCAATTTCGCTTTCGCCCGAGTTGCCGTTACGTCTGGAGTTTTGCGGTAGTGACGATTTATTGCCGAAGTTTGTAAGTGGGGGAGGGTGGTTCCCCTGGCAAAACCAATCTCGCGCGGTCTTTGCAGTTTGTGAAGAAATTGTTCGCAGGCAAAAAGGTTCAATTGCCATTTATGGCACACCACACGAGCGCCAGGGGAATTCAGCTCGCGAGGAGTTTATTTTTGATACTTATCAGCGCGTAGCAAATCTCGCCAAACGGTCAAGCCGCATAGGTGTTTATGACTACGTGGGCCGGAACGAGTTAATAGATATTTACAGAAGTTCGAGCGTTGCAGTTGAGGCTATGGAGTACAATCTCGAGCGAGAACTAGCGTTTACCACGAGAACTATTGAGTATATGTGGTGTGGTTTGCCCGTTATCTACAACAACTATTCAGAGTTAAGCGAGCACATTGCAGAGTTCGATGCGGGCTGGCTAGTAGATACGGCTGGTATAGACAGCATCAATCAAGCTGTTTCTGAAGTTTTTGAGGATGCGTTATTGCTAGCGAAAAAAGGGTCTAACGCCGCATCCCTCGTAGCGAGTCGCTTTACGTGGGATAAGACAATTTTACCTTTGGTCGACTTTCTTGAGCACCCGGTTAAGGCAAAAGCTGTGGAGCCAGTTTTAGGAGCTGTTTGTGGTCGGCCAGCCTATTTAAACTACCAGGGCGAAACTGTGGACGTGCATTTGGGAGGAAAGCAATGTCGCGTAGAGCAAGAGTTTGTGATCCCAGCTGAAAACATTAGGGGAGTTGAGTTGCCAGTGTCGCTTGCAAATGAGGCGGCTAGAAGTGCGATAGGCGGTTTAGAGATAAGTATTTTGACGAGAGGTGGCCTACCGGTTAGACGCCTAAAAATTATGGCTTCTGATATACCCATAAAAGG carries:
- a CDS encoding glycosyltransferase family 4 protein, which codes for MKVLLFSNDLMPFGELPTSGGGLRCYQLMRGLESKGIEVIASMPGFTYLAKKHYPQIPPEYRELLWTFDTQDDILRRERPDAVLFASNWDHFNLKGDVDIPLIIDLHGSRLVETSMWGRPVSTERKVKVLSRADCLLAAGKRQRLYFYGWLLQAGRVCGDEHFIRYIPISLSPELPLRLEFCGSDDLLPKFVSGGGWFPWQNQSRAVFAVCEEIVRRQKGSIAIYGTPHERQGNSAREEFIFDTYQRVANLAKRSSRIGVYDYVGRNELIDIYRSSSVAVEAMEYNLERELAFTTRTIEYMWCGLPVIYNNYSELSEHIAEFDAGWLVDTAGIDSINQAVSEVFEDALLLAKKGSNAASLVASRFTWDKTILPLVDFLEHPVKAKAVEPVLGAVCGRPAYLNYQGETVDVHLGGKQCRVEQEFVIPAENIRGVELPVSLANEAARSAIGGLEISILTRGGLPVRRLKIMASDIPIKGRLNISFPLFFRPRGGSRFRLRLNLVRSGGCDSMQAFPLILDGLERAIYPFIAAPQVLDATATNDCSKKKKAEVICLGFIPDENNRLYRIELLTKRAIWLLRRGEWKRVFRATKKYAPKIVRLFGRYSSIIKAFKLAMAERGRV